Proteins encoded by one window of Candidatus Obscuribacter sp.:
- a CDS encoding flotillin family protein gives MDPVLWGGIGLAFVAIIFICYFFANLYQKCGPNEAMLITGYTPGGIQVVRGGGRIVVPLIHQKHILSLEVMTIEVHSQAPMITKNGIPIYVDGVAQVKVRGDEEAIATAAERFLNKNQEEIATVAHETLVGHLRAILGTMTVEELIQSFDSFACKVQEVSVADLAKMGLTVDSFTIKEIRDTVGYLEALGKKQTAEAKRNASIGEAEANMETEIARANAQRNSQIAQANAAEEGAKAKLAADTRVAESSKNFQVSQAQYQAEVSRTKAASDMMYDIVKAQSQQKLIEETQKIKIIEAQKEVELQQVEVTKRQVALEAEITKPAEAEQSRIRLMAQAEQEKRKMMAEADALSVKLAAQGQAEATKLRAMSESESVRLMGIAHAESERAKGLSEAQVTAAKGQAEADAMAKKAEAYKQYNDAAIANMIVDKLPELVQAAASPLSKIGNITLLSTGSGDTGITKISSEVMGVAAQSFSMIKGLTGVDLTESLRKNIGHTNGAPAEKPADGAKPITVTATAVKPDAN, from the coding sequence ATGGATCCAGTACTTTGGGGTGGCATAGGATTGGCTTTTGTAGCCATCATATTTATATGCTACTTCTTTGCAAATCTCTATCAGAAATGCGGACCAAACGAAGCGATGCTGATTACCGGTTATACACCGGGTGGCATCCAAGTGGTGAGAGGCGGCGGACGCATCGTCGTGCCACTAATTCACCAAAAACACATCCTCTCTCTGGAAGTGATGACAATCGAAGTGCATTCACAGGCTCCGATGATCACAAAAAACGGTATCCCGATTTATGTAGACGGTGTCGCTCAAGTCAAAGTGCGTGGTGACGAAGAAGCCATTGCCACAGCGGCTGAGAGATTTCTCAATAAGAACCAGGAAGAAATCGCCACTGTAGCCCACGAAACCCTCGTCGGTCACTTGCGAGCAATCCTCGGTACAATGACAGTAGAAGAGCTTATCCAGAGCTTTGACTCCTTTGCCTGCAAAGTACAGGAAGTGTCAGTCGCTGACCTCGCTAAAATGGGTCTGACAGTAGACTCCTTTACGATCAAAGAAATCAGAGACACTGTCGGTTATCTCGAAGCTCTCGGCAAAAAGCAAACAGCCGAAGCAAAGAGAAACGCCTCTATCGGTGAAGCTGAAGCCAATATGGAAACCGAGATTGCCAGAGCAAACGCTCAACGCAACTCGCAAATTGCTCAAGCCAATGCCGCCGAAGAAGGCGCTAAAGCCAAGCTGGCAGCCGATACCCGTGTAGCTGAGTCTTCCAAAAACTTCCAGGTCAGTCAAGCTCAGTATCAAGCTGAAGTATCGAGAACCAAAGCTGCTTCAGACATGATGTATGACATCGTCAAAGCGCAGAGCCAACAAAAGCTAATCGAAGAAACACAGAAGATCAAAATCATCGAAGCGCAAAAAGAAGTTGAACTGCAACAGGTCGAAGTAACTAAGCGTCAGGTCGCTCTTGAAGCCGAAATCACCAAACCAGCTGAAGCCGAACAATCGAGAATCCGCTTGATGGCGCAGGCCGAGCAAGAGAAGAGAAAGATGATGGCGGAAGCCGACGCGCTCTCCGTCAAACTGGCAGCTCAAGGTCAAGCAGAAGCGACAAAACTGAGAGCCATGTCCGAGTCCGAATCAGTACGCCTGATGGGTATTGCCCATGCCGAATCAGAAAGAGCAAAAGGTCTCTCTGAAGCACAAGTAACAGCCGCCAAAGGTCAAGCCGAAGCCGATGCCATGGCTAAAAAAGCTGAAGCCTACAAACAGTACAACGATGCTGCTATCGCCAACATGATTGTCGACAAGCTGCCAGAGCTAGTACAAGCTGCTGCTTCACCGCTGTCCAAGATTGGCAATATCACTCTACTTTCCACAGGTAGTGGTGACACCGGTATCACTAAAATATCATCTGAAGTAATGGGCGTAGCAGCTCAGAGCTTTAGCATGATCAAAGGACTTACCGGAGTCGACTTGACCGAATCACTAAGGAAAAATATCGGTCACACAAACGGCGCTCCCGCCGAAAAGCCAGCTGATGGTGCCAAACCAATCACTGTTACAGCAACAGCTGTAA
- a CDS encoding NfeD family protein: MFPFDTISQIYLATTVFGWGFIIVSFFMGGFGEHHDSCDHGPSHMHSMDHGHVHGIEPGHVAGHSGAGHSHVAGQGQIHGHGNGNGDGHNHGQDHGDDARTGANVLAASQRTTAYFRLMGVLNPTSISVFIGFFGLTGLIEMAFLPGMAYLSFIPAIVVGFVAVQVMRNVFAYVTAKLNVSNTIKGNDAIGHIAEVSAPIQVGQTGEVTYVIGTTRFNSAAKCQEGAAAIKKGSKVVIIEKEGHLVYVQPYVED; this comes from the coding sequence ATGTTTCCCTTCGACACTATCTCACAGATTTACCTGGCCACCACTGTGTTTGGCTGGGGTTTTATCATAGTCTCCTTTTTTATGGGCGGCTTTGGAGAGCATCACGACAGTTGTGATCACGGACCATCTCATATGCACAGTATGGACCACGGTCATGTCCATGGCATCGAGCCCGGTCATGTGGCCGGACACAGCGGTGCAGGTCACAGTCATGTAGCCGGGCAGGGTCAGATACACGGACACGGCAATGGCAATGGCGACGGACATAATCACGGACAAGACCACGGCGACGATGCACGCACGGGAGCCAATGTCCTGGCTGCCTCACAGCGGACCACAGCGTACTTCCGTTTGATGGGAGTGCTCAACCCTACATCTATATCAGTGTTTATCGGCTTTTTTGGACTGACCGGTCTGATAGAGATGGCGTTTTTGCCCGGGATGGCTTATTTGAGCTTTATACCGGCTATTGTAGTGGGCTTTGTTGCCGTGCAAGTGATGCGCAATGTCTTTGCTTACGTCACAGCTAAACTCAACGTCTCAAACACTATCAAAGGCAATGACGCTATAGGACACATAGCCGAAGTAAGCGCACCGATACAGGTGGGACAAACAGGTGAAGTCACTTATGTAATAGGCACAACTCGCTTTAACTCCGCGGCTAAGTGCCAGGAGGGTGCTGCCGCTATCAAGAAGGGCAGCAAAGTAGTGATCATCGAAAAAGAAGGACATCTGGTATACGTCCAGCCTTACGTAGAAGATTGA
- a CDS encoding CBS domain-containing protein has protein sequence MELALSHSNMDFDSLSAQYALTKLYPSCLMVLGKQLTGNVKSFVTLNRNLLPIAQIKYVDLDKVTRFFMVDCQQLERLDESVKAIVAPMVSRGGPGQSYLSRAITIFDHHAMDPNGLFGIATSDSMLEPVGAATTLLVERIIKEKIKLSAFDATVMAIGIYEDTGCLTYQGTTSRDADCLAYLLHQGADLSVIQEFIKPRLEPDQLELFEILLGKSMTLEVEGQRYVIACHEIPTFVDGLATITRQLLDLEGCQGAFTIVGMRNRVHIVGRCDARAISARDLIRHFGGDGHPGAASAVVKNGDVDAIRLQVVELIRTGTVPQPVARDIMVSPVRTVKPDITMEEAGRIMLRYDLDGLIVAQDGEPLGVVSRRDIDQSAHHKLGHARVSGFMSQPVISVSEETTLSQMQQIMVAEDIGRLPVVDGTGTMVGLISRRDVLSSLFGSQYSDSAKNAIADEPDGFSLVKKSTEENIQDKSASSKKNRSRKLGGLSARWQKLPKETLKLSSMVGEVAAQSGKTAYAVGGFVRDLLLGVPNYDLDYVIEGSAIDLASRLCERYAAFTIVATHERFGTATLRYSDNDYTRDVDLSTARTEFYQFPAALPEVEPSRLEQDLLRRDFTINAMALCINPDRFLELVDHFDGLKDLEHKVIRILHPFSFIEDPTRIIRAAKFAGRLNFHLEPKSKEQARRALSMGIFDNLGGVRIKEELKDILQSKHRLKSLNLLGELGGNLCYLDKNLLWHESLRRAIRRAERLVERYPVDDEWIVYLGALLSELSPDEVSNVLLRLHLTNRQKDSIESGLDLHRHMPLEFGSLKRSDLYGLFHGRTREALAIAASIAQVGSYLRRALKLYLQELAEVKLEITGKDLLERGFAPGPALGVVLEQVLCARLDKQVDDFDSELKLATELLALGQ, from the coding sequence TTGGAATTAGCGCTCTCACATAGCAATATGGATTTTGATAGTTTGTCTGCGCAATATGCGCTGACCAAGCTCTATCCGTCTTGTCTGATGGTGTTGGGCAAACAGCTCACCGGCAACGTCAAAAGCTTTGTCACTCTCAATCGTAATCTTTTACCTATCGCTCAAATCAAATACGTCGATCTCGATAAAGTGACGCGTTTTTTTATGGTGGACTGTCAGCAGCTAGAGCGGCTAGATGAAAGCGTCAAAGCTATAGTGGCGCCCATGGTGTCACGAGGTGGTCCAGGTCAATCTTATCTCAGCCGTGCTATCACTATATTTGATCATCATGCCATGGACCCCAACGGACTCTTTGGTATCGCTACCTCAGATAGCATGCTAGAGCCAGTGGGCGCTGCCACTACCTTACTGGTGGAGCGTATCATTAAAGAAAAAATCAAACTGTCTGCATTTGATGCCACAGTGATGGCTATTGGTATTTACGAAGACACTGGCTGTCTTACCTATCAGGGCACGACCAGTCGCGATGCTGATTGTCTTGCTTATCTATTGCATCAGGGCGCTGATCTCTCTGTCATCCAGGAGTTTATCAAGCCTCGCCTGGAGCCAGATCAGCTGGAGTTATTTGAGATACTACTGGGTAAATCAATGACTCTAGAAGTAGAAGGACAACGCTATGTCATTGCCTGTCATGAAATACCGACCTTTGTCGACGGTCTCGCCACCATTACCAGACAATTACTTGATCTCGAAGGCTGCCAGGGCGCTTTTACCATAGTCGGTATGCGTAACCGTGTGCACATCGTCGGTCGTTGTGATGCACGCGCTATCAGCGCCCGTGATTTAATTCGTCATTTTGGCGGCGATGGGCATCCTGGTGCGGCATCTGCTGTGGTCAAAAATGGCGATGTTGATGCTATCCGCTTGCAAGTGGTGGAGCTTATACGTACAGGCACAGTACCGCAGCCGGTGGCGCGAGATATTATGGTCAGTCCGGTGAGGACAGTCAAACCAGATATCACAATGGAAGAAGCCGGACGCATCATGCTGCGCTATGACCTCGATGGTCTCATTGTTGCTCAAGATGGCGAGCCTCTCGGTGTAGTATCTCGTCGTGATATCGATCAAAGTGCGCACCACAAACTCGGTCATGCGCGAGTCTCTGGCTTTATGAGCCAGCCTGTCATCTCTGTCAGTGAAGAGACAACACTGAGCCAGATGCAGCAAATAATGGTTGCCGAAGATATCGGCCGCCTGCCAGTGGTAGATGGTACTGGCACTATGGTCGGACTGATTTCAAGGCGAGATGTTTTGAGTAGTCTCTTTGGTTCTCAATATAGTGATAGCGCCAAAAATGCTATTGCCGATGAGCCTGACGGTTTTAGTCTGGTAAAAAAGAGCACAGAAGAAAATATTCAAGACAAAAGTGCAAGCAGCAAAAAGAATCGCTCACGTAAATTGGGCGGTCTCAGTGCACGCTGGCAAAAGCTGCCAAAAGAGACGCTCAAGCTCTCATCCATGGTCGGTGAAGTGGCTGCTCAAAGTGGCAAGACTGCTTATGCCGTCGGTGGCTTTGTGCGTGACTTGTTACTTGGTGTGCCTAACTATGATCTCGATTATGTTATCGAAGGCTCGGCTATTGATCTAGCTAGCAGGCTCTGTGAGCGCTATGCTGCCTTTACCATAGTGGCTACTCATGAGCGCTTTGGCACCGCCACATTGCGCTACTCGGACAATGACTATACTCGTGATGTGGATTTGTCCACAGCGCGCACTGAGTTTTATCAGTTTCCAGCTGCCCTGCCTGAGGTCGAGCCATCACGTCTGGAGCAGGACCTCTTGCGCCGTGATTTTACTATCAACGCCATGGCGCTTTGTATCAATCCTGACCGATTTTTAGAGCTAGTCGATCACTTTGATGGACTCAAAGATCTTGAGCATAAAGTGATTCGCATTTTGCATCCCTTTAGCTTTATCGAAGACCCTACTCGTATTATTCGTGCTGCCAAATTTGCCGGTCGACTTAACTTCCATCTTGAGCCCAAAAGCAAGGAGCAAGCGCGCAGGGCACTGAGCATGGGCATCTTTGATAATCTCGGTGGTGTGCGCATCAAAGAAGAACTCAAAGACATCCTGCAATCAAAGCATAGGCTCAAGAGTCTCAATCTACTCGGTGAGCTTGGTGGCAATCTTTGCTATCTCGATAAAAATCTACTCTGGCACGAGAGTCTCAGACGCGCTATCCGCCGCGCTGAGAGGCTAGTGGAGCGCTATCCTGTTGATGATGAGTGGATCGTTTATCTCGGTGCGCTTTTGTCAGAGCTTAGTCCAGATGAGGTATCAAACGTACTATTGCGTTTGCATCTGACCAATAGACAAAAAGACTCGATTGAGAGTGGGCTGGATTTGCACCGTCATATGCCCCTGGAGTTTGGCTCTCTCAAGCGTTCTGATCTCTATGGATTGTTTCACGGACGGACGCGTGAGGCTCTGGCCATAGCGGCATCTATTGCCCAGGTGGGAAGTTATCTCAGACGCGCTCTCAAGCTATATCTCCAGGAGCTGGCCGAAGTAAAACTAGAAATCACTGGTAAAGATTTGCTGGAGCGAGGCTTTGCTCCAGGTCCAGCTCTGGGAGTGGTTTTGGAGCAAGTGCTTTGTGCCCGTCTCGATAAGCAGGTAGATGATTTTGACAGTGAGCTAAAGCTGGCTACAGAGCTTCTTGCTCTTGGGCAATAA
- a CDS encoding NAD(+)/NADH kinase — protein MKNALLVYNPTSGSASGPELWLGALVHKLSTTGGYNVLVSSTTRQTTADNILHSVYQVESTSDGDSASLINKVENLDLIVAAGGDGTVRMLLHAVASHNLQIPIGIVPMGTGNLLARNLKIYEDNILIDQLDRSINIILKGKPQSIDLGIMNGQYFAAAAGVGPLSDAIIAPDRRDKETWKMLAYASSMMQTLTESPVLFDITADGESFRVPATGIFITNIADLGVGTLSDTASMHDGLLDLCILSPREFGDYVNYGFHFATPINAMTGGKAPYYVRKVKSVKIQAVKRIKPLGLLEAGISKIKSALGGKKQSPVTSDKLKAMIDGDAWGTTPIDIKIAPSAVRVLIAQEQEAL, from the coding sequence ATGAAAAATGCACTACTAGTTTATAATCCGACTTCCGGCTCAGCTAGCGGACCTGAGCTGTGGCTCGGTGCTCTCGTGCACAAACTCAGCACCACGGGCGGTTATAACGTACTTGTTAGCAGCACCACTCGCCAAACCACAGCTGATAATATTCTCCATAGCGTCTATCAGGTCGAAAGCACCTCAGATGGTGACAGTGCCAGTCTGATAAACAAAGTCGAAAACTTAGATTTGATAGTGGCCGCAGGCGGTGATGGCACAGTGCGCATGCTGCTGCATGCCGTGGCCAGCCACAATCTGCAAATACCTATCGGCATTGTGCCGATGGGCACAGGCAACCTCTTAGCGCGCAACCTCAAAATATATGAGGACAATATACTCATTGACCAGCTCGACCGTTCGATTAATATCATCCTCAAAGGCAAGCCCCAATCCATCGATCTGGGCATCATGAACGGTCAATATTTTGCTGCTGCCGCCGGAGTCGGTCCCTTAAGTGACGCCATCATCGCTCCCGATAGACGCGACAAAGAAACCTGGAAGATGCTTGCCTATGCCAGCTCGATGATGCAAACATTGACCGAAAGCCCAGTCTTGTTTGATATCACCGCCGATGGTGAATCATTTAGAGTGCCAGCCACTGGTATATTTATCACCAATATCGCCGACCTGGGCGTGGGTACGCTATCAGATACGGCATCGATGCATGACGGACTGCTCGACCTCTGCATCCTCTCCCCCAGAGAGTTTGGTGATTATGTCAATTACGGCTTCCACTTTGCCACTCCCATCAATGCCATGACCGGTGGCAAGGCGCCCTACTATGTGCGCAAAGTAAAGTCAGTCAAAATCCAGGCAGTCAAGCGAATCAAGCCGCTCGGTCTACTTGAGGCCGGGATATCCAAAATCAAAAGCGCTCTTGGCGGCAAAAAGCAGAGCCCTGTAACTAGCGACAAATTAAAAGCGATGATAGATGGCGACGCCTGGGGCACAACACCAATCGATATCAAAATAGCACCATCAGCAGTGCGGGTGCTTATTGCCCAAGAGCAAGAAGCTCTGTAG
- a CDS encoding SRPBCC family protein: MKRTFAAFTLAASVTSVLATCLSVSVFTAPAAVAKSSTQNCTEELINGKTYTVTKISVKSPPEKVWQILTDYDNAPRVFAQMKKCKLMQDHGHTKVVKHTINPSGLCTYEYTVEVKEQAPHSLEWHRISGAFKQVDGYWKLEPLDNGRTTLVTYASYVDGGMFLPQPLVKRQCRIDMPAVLHTLKAQAESSSTVHIAGRPQGSNQ, translated from the coding sequence TTGAAAAGAACGTTTGCTGCATTTACGCTAGCTGCATCCGTCACTTCTGTACTAGCGACTTGTTTGAGCGTAAGTGTATTTACAGCTCCTGCGGCAGTTGCTAAGAGCAGCACGCAAAACTGCACCGAAGAACTGATCAACGGTAAAACTTATACCGTCACAAAAATATCGGTTAAGAGCCCACCCGAAAAGGTCTGGCAAATTCTCACTGACTACGACAATGCTCCCAGAGTCTTTGCACAAATGAAAAAATGCAAATTGATGCAGGATCATGGACATACAAAAGTCGTTAAGCACACAATCAATCCTTCCGGTCTTTGTACTTATGAGTACACCGTGGAAGTGAAAGAACAAGCTCCTCACTCTCTCGAATGGCACCGTATTTCTGGTGCCTTCAAGCAAGTAGATGGCTATTGGAAGCTCGAGCCTCTGGATAACGGTCGTACAACGCTCGTTACCTATGCCAGCTACGTAGATGGCGGTATGTTCTTGCCCCAACCACTGGTCAAGCGCCAGTGCCGCATTGACATGCCTGCTGTGTTGCATACACTCAAGGCTCAAGCTGAGAGCAGCTCTACCGTCCACATCGCTGGACGTCCTCAGGGCAGCAATCAGTAA
- a CDS encoding DUF4253 domain-containing protein produces MLDKVKALLERLDVSYQALIEIDLKEDRSMATFIVNGQSAEAVWRQLTQIEEQTELTPLILGGAESFEAHLETLGLAYDEPDLSVAEILEESREIDFADLIAARLEDFVYEQGEWPDSDNAFDPAKSPQVLDPAAASAGKEHRGKGVFESEKEIYIGLIDKSKTTAMPSYELPVWLLFGGFGDCPQPYQHPTVLKRWLDAHEARLMAIGSDYLQCDVARPPQNQEEVLKLAREHFAYSRCPIEQGPGQLAPYAAQLLGNHTWNFWWE; encoded by the coding sequence ATGCTCGACAAAGTAAAAGCGCTGCTAGAGCGGCTGGACGTAAGCTATCAAGCCTTAATTGAAATAGATCTCAAAGAAGACCGCTCTATGGCTACATTTATTGTCAATGGTCAAAGCGCCGAGGCAGTCTGGCGCCAGCTTACACAGATCGAGGAGCAAACTGAGCTTACCCCTTTAATCCTGGGCGGTGCGGAGAGCTTTGAAGCCCATTTAGAGACTCTGGGACTGGCCTATGACGAGCCAGATCTAAGTGTTGCCGAGATTTTAGAAGAATCACGCGAAATCGACTTTGCTGACCTTATCGCTGCCAGGCTGGAAGACTTTGTCTATGAGCAAGGCGAATGGCCCGACTCTGACAATGCCTTTGATCCTGCCAAAAGCCCACAGGTATTAGACCCAGCCGCTGCCAGCGCGGGCAAAGAGCATCGCGGCAAAGGGGTATTTGAGAGTGAAAAAGAAATCTATATAGGATTGATAGACAAGAGCAAGACTACAGCTATGCCATCCTACGAATTGCCAGTCTGGTTGCTCTTTGGCGGCTTTGGCGACTGCCCCCAGCCCTACCAGCACCCGACTGTGCTTAAGCGCTGGCTAGACGCCCACGAGGCACGCCTGATGGCGATTGGCTCAGACTATTTGCAGTGTGACGTAGCCAGACCTCCGCAAAATCAGGAGGAAGTGCTCAAATTGGCACGTGAGCACTTTGCCTACAGTCGCTGCCCGATTGAGCAAGGTCCCGGACAGCTTGCACCGTATGCAGCCCAGCTGCTAGGTAATCACACCTGGAATTTTTGGTGGGAATAA
- a CDS encoding response regulator transcription factor, giving the protein MAKILFVGSGPDVADVVKDRLEEDLHFVEVLNDGASALGALGNSQFDLVILDQGTDQATGTSFCQQYRQAGGAAPVLMLTDKDKTQIAEFCPQEGADAYLTKPFEWSELHARIQPLLSRESQSIAEFAAGELVLDRSSCKVMKSGVDLHLLPKEFMMLECLMRNDRKVVSVDKLMDDVWGSSTAITAETVRSYIKTLRKKIDTPGKNSLIKNIYGMGYKLDATECLRMPGPNGEHGAQ; this is encoded by the coding sequence ATGGCAAAAATCCTTTTTGTAGGAAGCGGGCCGGATGTGGCGGATGTAGTGAAGGACCGACTCGAAGAAGATCTCCATTTTGTGGAAGTCTTAAATGATGGCGCCAGCGCACTCGGAGCGTTAGGCAATAGCCAGTTTGATCTGGTTATTTTGGACCAGGGTACTGATCAGGCAACGGGTACGTCCTTTTGTCAGCAGTACAGGCAGGCTGGAGGTGCCGCTCCGGTCTTGATGTTAACTGACAAGGATAAGACCCAGATTGCTGAGTTTTGTCCGCAGGAAGGCGCGGATGCCTATCTGACCAAGCCTTTTGAGTGGTCAGAGCTGCATGCTCGCATCCAACCCCTACTGTCTCGTGAATCGCAGTCTATTGCCGAATTTGCTGCCGGAGAGCTGGTGCTCGATCGCAGCAGCTGTAAGGTGATGAAGTCAGGCGTTGACCTGCATCTTTTGCCCAAGGAATTTATGATGCTGGAATGTCTGATGCGCAATGACCGCAAGGTTGTCAGCGTGGATAAGCTCATGGATGATGTCTGGGGCTCGTCTACAGCCATCACTGCCGAGACAGTGCGGAGTTACATCAAAACTTTGCGCAAAAAAATCGACACCCCTGGCAAAAACTCACTGATCAAGAACATTTATGGCATGGGCTATAAGCTCGACGCCACCGAATGTCTCAGGATGCCCGGTCCTAATGGCGAGCACGGCGCGCAATAA
- a CDS encoding TonB C-terminal domain-containing protein codes for MRLLFGLALSILLLGSVTGCSKGDTDSAVKTTETSTEAANAVPSSPHRVMVSLLDPSKQTREQQEYLLQLQNIILKAWTPGKSDKQYSVSCEFSLTHPGYLAEIHPTSSSGNQRRIEQALDTIRKLAPFPRVPAIFEETPVNFRCDFVYNTGK; via the coding sequence ATGCGGTTGTTGTTTGGGCTCGCTCTTTCGATACTTTTACTAGGTTCAGTTACTGGTTGCAGCAAAGGCGATACTGATTCTGCTGTCAAAACTACCGAGACCAGCACTGAAGCAGCTAATGCCGTGCCAAGCAGTCCACACCGCGTGATGGTCTCTTTGCTTGACCCTTCCAAGCAGACCCGCGAGCAGCAAGAATACTTGCTGCAACTGCAAAATATCATCCTAAAAGCCTGGACACCGGGCAAATCTGATAAGCAGTACAGTGTCTCTTGCGAATTTTCGCTGACACATCCTGGTTATCTAGCCGAAATCCACCCCACCAGCTCCTCTGGCAATCAGCGCCGCATTGAGCAAGCTCTCGACACCATTCGTAAGCTCGCTCCCTTCCCGCGTGTGCCAGCCATATTCGAAGAAACGCCAGTTAACTTCCGCTGTGATTTTGTCTATAACACCGGCAAATAA
- a CDS encoding DUF2029 domain-containing protein, whose protein sequence is MQSSRREADYIAVKLWELFFYCTSFSVLGLALVQVIFCLTHPMLAQSDQSMYLSMADLLLRGRVPYVDCFDNNPPLIIYLNVIPVIVASWFKVPISLAFSLCITALSVIGSILSLLLCRPLKGRLDGLLVMAAILGYAFFNHGQELDLGQREHLFVISMLPFLLTRYLRYRDLVPPRWLSIAAGLLAGLGIALKHYFLLIALGCEFAWLARKGSLRILFTGENYACFATIALYLLHFAFLPKAMVSGYFDFVVPIYQVGYSYYTNSFVFNVATFWRTDFIYLALVTFVGFVLAPLACDAGLLLMGLIVFGWLSTSVFVFAGQSWQYHLVPIRMATTAALFVEIAIALILLARIPRPRLKRALMPLLALVPLAPLIDEGEALYLRLEEEERVQEHFDLGFLGYKGTCFEYELSPAVKTILANTTKDDTVLFISSGMAPGYPSMIQSERRPASRLIHGMLFTVLDYDLSLKKLPERPRFEAYHKQVLDWYVEDIAKNKPVLIFIQLAPMGDILNRLHFVDKYMNDYELIGTDYGMQIYRRKGGSR, encoded by the coding sequence ATGCAGTCCTCCCGACGCGAGGCTGACTATATAGCCGTCAAACTCTGGGAACTGTTCTTTTACTGCACATCTTTTAGCGTACTTGGTCTAGCCCTTGTACAGGTGATTTTTTGCCTGACTCACCCGATGCTAGCCCAATCTGATCAGTCCATGTATCTATCCATGGCTGATTTGCTCTTGCGCGGGAGAGTGCCTTATGTCGATTGTTTTGATAACAATCCGCCCCTGATTATCTATCTCAACGTGATACCGGTGATAGTGGCGTCATGGTTTAAGGTGCCAATCAGTCTGGCTTTTAGCCTTTGTATTACTGCCTTGAGTGTTATTGGTAGTATCCTCTCTTTGTTGCTCTGCCGACCTCTCAAAGGACGGCTGGATGGACTGCTAGTCATGGCAGCCATACTTGGCTATGCCTTTTTTAACCACGGTCAGGAGCTAGATTTGGGTCAAAGAGAGCATCTCTTTGTAATCAGCATGCTGCCCTTTTTACTTACTCGTTATTTGCGGTATCGTGACCTGGTGCCGCCGCGCTGGCTCAGTATTGCTGCTGGTCTTTTAGCTGGTTTGGGTATTGCGCTTAAGCACTATTTTTTGCTTATTGCTCTGGGCTGTGAGTTTGCCTGGCTGGCTCGCAAAGGCAGTCTGCGCATTTTATTTACTGGCGAAAATTATGCTTGTTTTGCCACCATAGCTCTTTATTTATTGCATTTTGCATTTTTGCCAAAAGCCATGGTCAGCGGCTATTTTGATTTTGTGGTGCCAATCTATCAGGTGGGATATAGCTATTACACCAATTCTTTTGTCTTTAACGTTGCTACGTTTTGGCGCACCGACTTTATCTATCTGGCGCTAGTAACATTTGTAGGCTTTGTGTTGGCTCCCCTGGCTTGTGACGCAGGTCTACTGCTTATGGGGCTGATTGTTTTTGGCTGGTTGTCTACGTCTGTATTTGTTTTTGCTGGACAGTCCTGGCAGTATCATCTCGTGCCGATTCGCATGGCAACGACTGCCGCGCTTTTTGTTGAGATTGCTATTGCTCTTATACTGCTTGCGCGCATACCAAGACCACGTCTTAAACGAGCCCTTATGCCTCTTTTGGCTCTTGTCCCGCTGGCTCCGCTAATTGATGAGGGAGAGGCTCTTTATCTAAGATTGGAAGAAGAAGAGCGTGTGCAGGAACACTTTGATTTGGGATTTTTGGGCTACAAAGGCACTTGTTTTGAGTATGAACTCAGCCCGGCAGTAAAGACTATCCTGGCAAATACAACTAAAGACGATACTGTGCTCTTTATCTCCAGTGGTATGGCGCCTGGCTATCCATCTATGATCCAGAGCGAGAGGCGTCCTGCCAGCCGTCTCATCCATGGCATGCTTTTTACTGTTTTGGACTATGATTTGAGTCTCAAAAAACTGCCCGAGAGACCGCGCTTTGAGGCATATCACAAACAAGTACTGGATTGGTATGTCGAGGATATTGCCAAAAATAAGCCAGTATTGATTTTTATCCAACTTGCTCCTATGGGGGATATCCTCAATCGTCTGCATTTTGTCGATAAATACATGAATGATTATGAGCTGATTGGCACAGACTATGGCATGCAAATTTATCGCCGCAAAGGTGGTAGCCGATGA